In the genome of Streptomyces racemochromogenes, one region contains:
- a CDS encoding MDR family MFS transporter — translation MVFPADEGNAVEAGENRAKGSTEASAEGTADPVGHPGGSPGVPESGPEAVPGPAGPGRPPTRVVVALMLNMALVALDSTIVSTAVPQIVGDLGGFAVFSWLFSGYLLAVTVTLPLYGKLSDTFGRKPVLLFGTTLFLAGSLLCASAWNMAALIAFRVVQGLGGGALQSTVQTLAADLYPLRERPRIQARMTTVWASSALLGPALGGVLAGYAGWRWTFLISVPLAGLALGLTARHLVEPVRSPGRRGPVDWAGALAVFACGGLLLFALVQGGVAWPWLSAPSLALLGASVVLAAVVVRVERRAAEPILPGWVWRRRTIAAVNLAMAALGLLMVAPMVFMPMYAQSVLGLGPVGAGLLTALMTLSWPLSAALCQHVYRRIGFRDTAALGVGLGSAVLFAFTLLPYPARPWQPALVMLLLGAALGLFQLPLVVGVQSTVGWAERGTTTASVLFCRTVGQSVGAALLGAVANATVAARLAGAPLPGLPERLDDVSRALAEPGGLSPAAAEHLRAAVAAAVEHIFLGATAAGVAAVLVLLLVAPRRFPVLPEHD, via the coding sequence ATGGTGTTCCCCGCAGACGAGGGGAACGCCGTGGAAGCAGGAGAAAACCGGGCGAAAGGCTCCACGGAAGCTTCCGCGGAGGGCACGGCGGACCCCGTCGGCCACCCCGGAGGAAGCCCGGGGGTCCCGGAGTCCGGCCCCGAGGCCGTGCCGGGTCCGGCCGGCCCCGGACGGCCGCCCACCCGGGTCGTGGTGGCGCTGATGCTGAACATGGCCCTGGTCGCGCTCGACAGCACGATCGTCTCCACCGCCGTCCCGCAGATCGTCGGGGACCTCGGCGGGTTCGCCGTCTTCTCCTGGCTGTTCTCCGGCTACCTCCTCGCCGTCACCGTCACCCTGCCCCTCTACGGCAAGCTCAGCGACACCTTCGGCCGCAAGCCCGTCCTCCTCTTCGGCACCACCCTCTTCCTGGCCGGCTCCCTGCTGTGCGCGTCCGCCTGGAACATGGCCGCGCTCATCGCCTTCCGCGTCGTCCAGGGGCTGGGCGGCGGAGCCCTGCAGAGCACCGTGCAGACCCTGGCCGCCGACCTCTACCCGCTGCGCGAACGCCCCCGCATACAGGCCCGGATGACCACCGTGTGGGCGAGCTCCGCCCTGCTCGGCCCGGCCCTCGGCGGGGTGCTGGCCGGGTACGCGGGCTGGCGCTGGACGTTCCTGATCAGCGTGCCGCTGGCCGGGCTGGCCCTCGGGCTGACCGCCCGCCACCTCGTGGAACCCGTACGCTCCCCAGGCCGCCGGGGCCCCGTGGACTGGGCCGGGGCCCTCGCCGTCTTCGCCTGCGGCGGGCTGCTGCTCTTCGCCCTGGTCCAGGGCGGCGTGGCCTGGCCCTGGCTGTCGGCGCCCTCGCTGGCGCTGCTGGGCGCGAGCGTGGTCCTGGCGGCGGTGGTCGTCCGGGTGGAGCGCCGGGCCGCGGAGCCGATCCTGCCCGGCTGGGTGTGGCGCCGGCGCACCATCGCCGCCGTGAACCTGGCGATGGCGGCGCTCGGGCTGCTGATGGTCGCCCCGATGGTGTTCATGCCGATGTACGCCCAGTCCGTGCTCGGGCTCGGGCCGGTCGGAGCCGGGCTGCTGACCGCCCTGATGACGCTGAGCTGGCCGCTGTCGGCCGCCCTCTGCCAGCACGTGTACCGGCGCATCGGCTTCCGCGACACCGCCGCCCTGGGCGTCGGGCTGGGGTCGGCGGTGCTGTTCGCCTTCACCCTGCTGCCGTACCCGGCGCGGCCGTGGCAGCCCGCGCTGGTGATGCTGCTGCTGGGCGCCGCCCTCGGGCTGTTCCAGCTGCCGCTGGTGGTCGGGGTGCAGTCCACGGTGGGCTGGGCCGAGCGGGGCACCACGACGGCCTCGGTGCTGTTCTGCCGCACCGTCGGGCAGAGCGTGGGGGCCGCGCTGCTGGGGGCGGTGGCCAACGCGACCGTCGCCGCCCGGCTGGCGGGGGCGCCGCTGCCGGGGCTGCCGGAGCGCCTCGACGACGTGTCGCGGGCCCTGGCGGAGCCGGGCGGGCTGTCGCCGGCCGCCGCCGAGCACCTGCGGGCCGCGGTGGCGGCCGCGGTGGAGCACATCTTCCTCGGCGCGACGGCCGCCGGGGTGGCGGCGGTGCTGGTGCTGCTGCTGGTGGCGCCGCGCAGGTTCCCGGTGCTGCCGGAGCACGACTAG
- a CDS encoding ABC transporter ATP-binding protein — protein MTETRHGSGGGQNSVAARARQVVKAYGSGETRVVALDHVDVDIHRGQFTAIMGPSGSGKSTLMHCLAGLDTVTGGQIHLEDTEITGLKDKKLTQLRRDKIGFIFQAFNLLPTLNALENITLPMDIAGRKPDQQWLDRVVQTVGLAGRLKHRPTELSGGQQQRVAVARALAARPAIIFGDEPTGNLDSRAGAEVLGFLRQSVDQLGQTIVMVTHDPVAASYADRVIFLADGRIVDEMYGPTADQVLDRMKDFDARGRTS, from the coding sequence ATGACCGAGACCAGGCACGGGAGCGGCGGGGGACAGAACTCCGTCGCGGCCCGGGCGCGCCAGGTCGTCAAGGCCTACGGCTCCGGGGAGACCCGCGTCGTCGCCCTCGACCACGTGGACGTGGACATCCACCGCGGCCAGTTCACCGCGATCATGGGCCCCTCCGGCTCCGGCAAGTCCACGCTGATGCACTGCCTGGCCGGGCTGGACACGGTGACGGGCGGGCAGATCCACCTGGAGGACACCGAGATCACCGGCCTGAAGGACAAGAAGCTCACCCAGCTGCGCCGGGACAAGATCGGCTTCATCTTCCAGGCGTTCAACCTGCTGCCGACGCTCAACGCCCTGGAGAACATCACCCTCCCCATGGACATCGCGGGCCGCAAGCCGGACCAGCAGTGGCTGGACCGGGTCGTCCAGACGGTCGGTCTCGCGGGCCGCCTCAAGCACCGCCCGACCGAGCTGTCCGGCGGACAGCAGCAGCGCGTGGCGGTCGCCCGCGCCCTCGCGGCCCGCCCGGCGATCATCTTCGGCGACGAGCCGACCGGGAACCTGGACTCCCGGGCCGGCGCCGAGGTCCTCGGCTTCCTGCGCCAGTCCGTCGACCAGCTGGGCCAGACCATCGTGATGGTCACCCACGACCCGGTCGCCGCCTCCTACGCGGACCGCGTCATCTTCCTCGCCGACGGCCGCATCGTCGACGAGATGTACGGGCCCACCGCCGACCAGGTGCTCGACCGGATGAAGGACTTCGACGCGCGCGGGCGGACCTCGTGA